A stretch of the Arachis stenosperma cultivar V10309 chromosome 6, arast.V10309.gnm1.PFL2, whole genome shotgun sequence genome encodes the following:
- the LOC130933484 gene encoding protein AUXIN SIGNALING F-BOX 2-like, whose amino-acid sequence MNYFPDEVIEHIFEYVGSHRDRNALSLVCRSWYRIERCTREKVFIGNCYSITPERLIQRFPSLKSLTLKGKPHFADFSLVPHGWGGFVYPWIEALAKGKVALEELRLKRMVVSDESLELLSRAFPNFKSLVLVSCEEFTTDGLAAIAANCKWLRELDLQENEVDDHKGQWLSCFPDSCTSLVSLNFACLKGEINTGVLERLVARSPNLKSLRLNRSVPLDALQRILARAPQLVDLGVGSLVHDPAMETFAKLMTTMNKCKSITSLSGFLEVTPRCLTAMYPILPKLTSLNLSYAAGIPGSDLIKLIRHCKKLQRLWIMDSIGDKGLGVVANTCKELQELRVFPSDNIGQHAAVTEKGLVAISMGCPKLHSLLYFCHQMTNAALITVAKNCPNFIRFRLAILDATKPDPDTNQPLDEGFGAIVQSCRRLRRLSLSGQLTDKVFLYIGMYAEQLEMLSIAFAGESDKGMLYVLNGCKKLRKLEIRDCPFGNTALLTDVGKYETMRSLWMSSCEVTVGACKVLAMKMPRLNVEIFNENEPADCEPDDVQKVEKMYLYRTLAGKRKDAPEYVWTL is encoded by the exons ATGAATTATTTCCCAGACGAGGTAATAGAGCATATATTTGAGTATGTAGGTTCACACCGTGATAGGAACGCTTTATCTTTAGTGTGCAGGAGCTGGTACAGAATAGAGAGATGCACAAGAGAGAAAGTGTTCATTGGTAACTGCTACTCTATAACCCCTGAGAGGTTGATTCAGAGGTTCCCTTCTTTGAAGTCTCTAACTTTGAAGGGAAAGCCTCACTTTGCTGACTTCAGCTTGGTCCCTCATGGCTGGGGTGGATTTGTGTATCCATGGATTGAAGCACTTGCTAAGGGGAAGGTTGCGTTGGAGGAGCTTAGGTTGAAGAGAATGGTTGTCTCTGATGAGAGCCTTGAGCTTCTTTCTCGTGCTTTCCCTAATTTCAAGAGTCTTGTTCTTGTTAGCTGTGAAGAGTTCACTACTGATGGTCTTGCTGCTATAGCTGCAAATTGCAA GTGGCTTCGAGAACTTGACCTTCAAGAAAATGAAGTTGATGATCACAAGGGTCAGTGGCTTAGTTGCTTCCCCGACAGCTGCACGTCGCTTGTCTCTCTTAATTTTGCTTGCCTTAAAGGAGAGATTAATACTGGAGTGCTTGAGAGACTTGTTGCAAGATCTCCTAACCTTAAGAGCTTAAGATTAAACCGCTCTGTGCCCCTTGACGCACTCCAGAGGATATTGGCGCGAGCCCCTCAGCTAGTAGATTTGGGAGTAGGGTCATTAGTCCATGATCCAGCTATGGAGACCTTCGCCAAGCTAATGACTACCATGAATAAGTGCAAGTCAATAACAAGCTTGTCGGGATTTTTGGAAGTTACTCCTCGCTGCCTCACAGCTATGTATCCTATTCTTCCGAAATTAACATCCTTAAACTTGAGTTATGCAGCAGGCATTCCAGGCAGTGATTTGATAAAATTGATTCGTCACTGCAAGAAACTTCAGCGCTTATGG ATAATGGATTCCATTGGAGATAAAGGGCTAGGTGTTGTAGCTAACACGTGTAAGGAATTGCAAGAATTGAGGGTTTTTCCTTCTGACAACATTGGTCAGCATGCGGCTGTCACAGAGAAGGGATTGGTTGCGATATCTATGGGCTGCCCGAAACTTCACTCATTGCTCTACTTCTGCCACCAGATGACAAATGCTGCCCTAATAACTGTGGCCAAGAACTGCCCAAATTTTATCCGCTTTAGGTTGGCTATCCTTGACGCAACAAAACCCGACCCCGACACAAATCAGCCACTGGATGAAGGTTTTGGGGCGATTGTGCAATCTTGCAGGCGTCTTAGGCGGCTTTCCCTCTCTGGCCAGCTGACTGATAAGGTATTCCTCTACATCGGAATGTATGCTGAGCAGCTTGAGATGTTGTCCATTGCCTTTGCCGGGGAGAGTGACAAGGGGATGCTCTATGTTCTGAATGGATGCAAGAAGCTCCGCAAGCTTGAGATCAGGGACTGCCCTTTCGGCAACACAGCACTTCTGACAGACGTAGGGAAGTATGAAACAATGCGATCCCTTTGGATGTCGTCGTGCGAAGTAACCGTCGGAGCATGCAAGGTGCTAGCAATGAAGATGCCGAGGCTAAATGTTGAGATCTTCAACGAGAATGAGCCAGCCGACTGCGAGCCGGATGATGTGCAGAAGGTGGAGAAGATGTACTTGTACCGGACATTGGCTGGGAAGAGGAAAGATGCACCGGAATATGTATGGACCCTTTAG